A single window of Zea mays cultivar B73 chromosome 10, Zm-B73-REFERENCE-NAM-5.0, whole genome shotgun sequence DNA harbors:
- the LOC100381462 gene encoding uncharacterized isoform X1 — MTLEALCPTSSDVLVYDTFNAAAACAAASAGTFLFGNAPPVEVPAAAAAQANGENSVQQGRRKRRRRQRSTKNAEDAESQRMTHIAVERNRRRQMNEYLAALRSLMPDSYVHRSDQASVVSGAIDFVKELEQQLQSLEAQKLALKRQLQQQQQRSVTAAIRDDAAQPARGRDDIGAGAGGDAAARSEVSAPEPDPPPFARFFRYPQYARRHAAAREDAGAEETSRASAVADVEVGVVVDAHASLRVMAPRRPGQLLRMVAGMQALGLAVLHLNVATAAVDATALYTLSLKVRRRRTLPDGWVASKATVPFSFRPRTRTNRRRQSLVACHTLARFLVPEMVLSPCSNMHFGHHRCHCP, encoded by the exons ATGACGCTGGAGGCTCTGTGCCCGACCAGCAGCGACGTCCTCGTCTACGACACCTTCAACGCCGCCGCCGCATGCGCCGCTGCTTCTGCGGGGACCTTCCTTTTCGGCAATGCACCACCGGTGGAggtgccggcggcggcggcggcccagGCGAACGGGGAGAACAGCGTGCAGCAGGGGCGGAGgaagcggcggcgacggcagaggAGCACCAAGAACGCCGAGGACGCCGAGAGCCAGCGGATGACCCACATCGCCGTCGAGCGCAACCGCCGCCGCCAGATGAACGAGTACCTCGCCGCGCTCCGCTCGCTCATGCCGGACTCCTACGTCCACCGG AGCGATCAGGCGTCCGTGGTCAGTGGCGCAATCGATTTCGTGAAGGAGCTGGAGCAGCAGCTGCAATCCCTGGAGGCCCAGAAGCTGGCGCTGAAGCGGcagctgcagcagcagcagcagcgcagCGTCACGGCCGCGATACGCGACGACGCGGCGCAGCCGGCTCGAGGCCGTGATGACatcggcgcgggcgcgggcggggacGCCGCGGCGCGCAGCGAGGTGTCGGCGCCGGAGCCAGACCCGCCTCCGTTCGCGCGGTTCTTCCGGTACCCGCAGTACGCGCGGCGGCACGCGGCGGCGCGGGAGGACGCCGGCGCGGAGGAGACGAGCCGCGCCTCCGCGGTGGCGGACGTGGAGGTGGGCGTGGTGGTGGACGCGCACGCCAGCCTGCGCGTGATGGCGCCGCGGAGGCCCGGGCAGCTTCTGCGGATGGTGGCCGGGATGCAGGCGCTCGGCCTCGCCGTGCTGCACCTCAACGTGGCCACCGCCGCGGTCGACGCGACGGCGCTCTACACGCTCAGCCTCAAGGTACGACGGCGGCGCACACTACCGGACGGATGGGTAGCTAGCAAAGCGACGGTCCCTTTCTCCTTCCGTCCACGGACACGGACCAACCGTCGTCGTCAAAGCCTCGTTGCTTGTCACACACTGGCTCGTTTTCTTGTGCCTGAAATGGTGCTATCGCCGTGCTCTAACATGCACTTTGGTCACCACCGGTGCCACTGCCCCTGA
- the LOC100381462 gene encoding uncharacterized LOC100381462, with protein sequence MTHIAVERNRRRQMNEYLAALRSLMPDSYVHRSDQASVVSGAIDFVKELEQQLQSLEAQKLALKRQLQQQQQRSVTAAIRDDAAQPARGRDDIGAGAGGDAAARSEVSAPEPDPPPFARFFRYPQYARRHAAAREDAGAEETSRASAVADVEVGVVVDAHASLRVMAPRRPGQLLRMVAGMQALGLAVLHLNVATAAVDATALYTLSLKVEEGCALATAEEIAAAVHHVLCIIDAEATPQRLLAAGAPGTGQPDV encoded by the exons ATGACCCACATCGCCGTCGAGCGCAACCGCCGCCGCCAGATGAACGAGTACCTCGCCGCGCTCCGCTCGCTCATGCCGGACTCCTACGTCCACCGG AGCGATCAGGCGTCCGTGGTCAGTGGCGCAATCGATTTCGTGAAGGAGCTGGAGCAGCAGCTGCAATCCCTGGAGGCCCAGAAGCTGGCGCTGAAGCGGcagctgcagcagcagcagcagcgcagCGTCACGGCCGCGATACGCGACGACGCGGCGCAGCCGGCTCGAGGCCGTGATGACatcggcgcgggcgcgggcggggacGCCGCGGCGCGCAGCGAGGTGTCGGCGCCGGAGCCAGACCCGCCTCCGTTCGCGCGGTTCTTCCGGTACCCGCAGTACGCGCGGCGGCACGCGGCGGCGCGGGAGGACGCCGGCGCGGAGGAGACGAGCCGCGCCTCCGCGGTGGCGGACGTGGAGGTGGGCGTGGTGGTGGACGCGCACGCCAGCCTGCGCGTGATGGCGCCGCGGAGGCCCGGGCAGCTTCTGCGGATGGTGGCCGGGATGCAGGCGCTCGGCCTCGCCGTGCTGCACCTCAACGTGGCCACCGCCGCGGTCGACGCGACGGCGCTCTACACGCTCAGCCTCAAG GTGGAGGAAGGGTGCGCCCTGGCGACGGCGGAGGAGATCGCCGCGGCGGTGCACCACGTCCTATGCATCATCGACGCCGAGGCGACGCCGCAGAGGCTGCTCGCTGCCGGAGCACCAGGGACAGGGCAGCCGGACGTCTAG
- the LOC100277728 gene encoding uncharacterized protein LOC100277728, producing the protein MAIDDESPIRVNSRGGGAMGGGECDGAENQRWPPWLKPLLGTSFFGQCKLHADAHKSECNMYCLACMNGALCSQCLAYHRDHHAIQIRRSSYHDVIRVSEIQKVLDISGVQTYIINSARVVFLNERPQQRPGKGVTNTCEVCQRSLLDTFRFCSLGCKIVGTSGDLRIRKKQAVVKKHQKKKKQQAQQHRGAALDSEDDSSSTSTSRGSDRSSVVQSFTPSTPPATANSFRTGKRRKGVPHRSPFGSLMVEEF; encoded by the exons ATGGCAATCGACGACGAATCGCCGATCAGAGTCAAcagcagaggcggcggcgccaTG GGAGGAGGGGAGTGCGACGGGGCGGAGAACCAGCGGTGGCCGCCGTGGCTCAAGCCGCTGCTGGGGACGAGCTTCTTCGGCCAATGCAAGCTGCACGCGGACGCGCACAAGAGCGAGTGCAACATGTACTGCCTCGCCTGCATGAACGGCGCGCTCTGCTCCCAGTGCCTCGCCTACCACCGCGACCACCACGCCATCCAG ATACGGAGGTCGTCCTACCACGACGTGATCCGGGTGTCGGAGATCCAGAAGGTGCTGGACATCTCCGGCGTGCAGACGTACATCATCAACAGCGCGCGCGTGGTGTTCCTGAACGAGCGCCCGCAGCAGAGGCCAGGCAAGGGCGTCACCAACACCTGCGAGGTCTGCCAGCGCAGCCTCCTCGACACCTTCCGCTTCTGCTCCCTCGGGTGCAAG ATCGTGGGGACCTCCGGTGACTTGcgcatccggaagaagcaggccgTTGTCAAGAAGCatcagaagaagaagaagcagcAGGCGCAGCAGCACAGGGGCGCCGCGTTGGACTCGGAGGACGACTCTTCGTCCACCAGCACCAGCCGCGGCAGCGACAGGAGCAGCGTGGTGCAGAGCTtcaccccgtcgaccccgccggcGACGGCCAACAGCTTCCGAACCGGGAAGCGGCGCAAGGGCGTGCCGCACCGGTCGCCGTTCGGCAGCCTCATGGTGGAGGAGTTCTAG